A part of bacterium genomic DNA contains:
- a CDS encoding ribose-phosphate pyrophosphokinase — protein sequence MKPLIFPSEDWGHLARSLCRFLPAERGKLEARSFPDGETYLRIRSACGNRHAVIAADLSQPDPKILKLIFLAETLRAQGASPIGLVAPYLPYMRQDKSFHQGEAVTSKSFANLLSGRFDWLVTVDPHLHRYRSLSEVYTIPTRVVPAAPAIAGWIRRRVRKPFLIGPDQESEQWVSKIAEGAKAPFVILHKERRGDRKVTVSASGLNVWQNHRPVLVDDIISTGNTMMETIRRLKRAGFKAPICIGVHGIFSGSAYEDLLNAGAGEVVTTNTIPHSTNKIDLGRVLADAARPLLKQF from the coding sequence ATGAAGCCTTTAATTTTTCCCAGCGAGGATTGGGGGCATTTAGCTCGAAGTCTTTGCCGGTTTCTTCCGGCTGAAAGAGGGAAGCTCGAGGCCCGGTCTTTCCCTGACGGCGAAACTTACCTGCGGATTCGATCCGCTTGCGGCAATCGCCACGCGGTCATTGCGGCCGATTTGAGCCAACCGGATCCAAAAATCCTTAAGCTCATTTTCCTTGCCGAAACCTTGCGGGCTCAAGGCGCAAGTCCCATCGGGCTCGTTGCGCCCTACCTCCCCTATATGCGCCAAGATAAATCCTTCCATCAAGGCGAGGCGGTCACTTCGAAAAGCTTTGCCAATCTTTTATCCGGCCGATTCGATTGGCTGGTCACGGTGGACCCCCATCTCCATCGTTACCGCAGCCTCTCGGAAGTTTATACGATCCCCACCCGGGTCGTTCCTGCGGCGCCTGCAATCGCAGGCTGGATCCGGCGGCGAGTGCGAAAACCCTTTCTTATCGGGCCCGACCAAGAAAGCGAGCAGTGGGTCTCCAAGATCGCGGAGGGAGCCAAGGCACCCTTTGTGATCCTCCACAAGGAGCGCCGGGGCGACCGAAAGGTCACCGTTTCCGCTTCCGGCCTAAACGTTTGGCAGAACCATAGGCCCGTCCTGGTGGATGACATTATTTCCACCGGCAATACCATGATGGAAACGATCCGCCGTTTGAAACGAGCCGGATTTAAAGCGCCGATCTGCATCGGCGTTCATGGGATATTTTCCGGCTCGGCCTATGAGGATTTGCTGAACGCGGGAGCGGGAGAGGTCGTTACAACCAACACCATCCCCCATTCCACAAATAAGATCGACCTCGGCCGAGTATTGGCGGATGCGGCACGGCCGCTTTTAAAGCAATTCTAA